In Camelina sativa cultivar DH55 chromosome 16, Cs, whole genome shotgun sequence, a single window of DNA contains:
- the LOC104750657 gene encoding uncharacterized protein LOC104750657 isoform X2, which translates to MKNQKDQNSSLPSSSPSLTAKLLNAQYHHFLNLLSYSLILCSGIIVGILLHSSLQDFSSTSSLSIQRISQLFVVSSLPLPPPSPPPPSPPSPPPPSPPSDEPEHDGLEHFIKPPEKLMHDMEDEELLWRASMEPKIKSYPFPRTPKVAFMFMTKGHLPLARLWERFFRGHEGHFSIYVHSYPSYNQSDPENSVFHGRHIPSKRVDWGYVNMVEAEQRLLANALLDLSNERFVLLSESCIPLFNFTTVYSYLINSTQTHVESYDQLGGVGRGRYSPLMQPHVQLHHWRKGSQWFEMDRAMALEIISDRIYWPLFYSFCHHGCYADEHYIPTLLNIKSSLKRRNSNRTLTWVDWSKGGPHPNRFIRHEVTAEFMENLRSGGQCLYNGEETNVCYLFARKFLPTALDRLLRLSRTVLYF; encoded by the exons atgaagaaccaaaag gaTCAAAACTCATCATTGccatcttcatcaccatctcTAACAGCAAAGCTTCTCAATGCTCAATACCATCACTTCCTCAATCTCCTTTCGTATTCCCTTATCCTCTGTAGTGGCATAATCGTTGGCATACTTCTGCATTCATCTCTACAAGACTTCTCTTCTACGTCTTCACTCAGCATCCAACGCATCTCTCAGCTCTTCGTCGtctcctctcttcctcttcctcctccttcccctcctcctccttctccccCTTCTCCTCCCccaccttctcctccttctgatGAGCCCGAGCACGATGGGCTTGAACACTTTATTAAACCACCAGAGAAGCTTATGCATGACATGGAAGACGAAGAGCTTCTGTGGAGAGCTTCAATGGAGCCTAAGATCAAGAGTTACCCTTTTCCTCGAACACCAAAGGTTGCTTTCATGTTCATGACAAAGGGTCATTTGCCTCTTGCTCGTTTATGGGAGAGGTTCTTTCGTGGGCATGAAGGTCATTTTAGCATCTACGTTCACTCCTATCCTTCTTACAACCAGTCCGATCCCGAAAATTCCGTCTTCCATGGCCGCCACATTCCAAGCAAG AGAGTGGATTGGGGATATGTGAATATGGTGGAGGCAGAACAAAGATTACTAGCAAATGCTTTATTAGACCTATCAAACGAACGATTCGTACTTCTTTCCGAATCATGCATCCCTCTTTTTAACTTCACCACCGTGTACTCTTACCTCATTAACTCAACTCAAACTCACGTTGAGTCCTACGACCAACTTGGTGGCGTTGGACGTGGCCGATACAGCCCACTGATGCAGCCACATGTTCAGTTACACCACTGGCGCAAAGGCTCCCAGTGGTTCGAGATGGACCGTGCCATGGCCCTTGAGATCATCTCCGACAGAATCTATTGGCCTCTCTTTTACAGTTTTTGTCACCACGGTTGCTACGCCGACGAGCATTACATCCCGACACTCCTAAACATCAAATCGAGCCTGAAACGACGCAACTCTAACCGGACTCTCACGTGGGTCGACTGGTCGAAAGGTGGCCCACACCCGAACCGGTTTATTAGACATGAGGTAACTGCGGAGTTCATGGAGAACCTTAGGAGTGGTGGTCAGTGTCtttacaatggagaagagaCGAATGTTTGTTACTTATTTGCTCGCAAGTTCTTGCCTACTGCTCTAGACCGGTTGCTCAGGCTCTCACGTACTGTTttatatttctga
- the LOC104750660 gene encoding uncharacterized protein LOC104750660 produces MATLQRFKFLGTQCGVAAQSPTRSPSPRTSPLVQLRRKKTTLKILLSLASPSRREQQPLIHHNHKDVAGRKLKDLFVSWSSGEKEEEDEEVELEERRKGKTKEEVLAAMAARLNAAASLQCESTDTTPAWFGFSKRLLQRAWRPKLGTIPE; encoded by the coding sequence ATGGCTACGTTGCAAAGATTCAAGTTCTTGGGGACACAGTGCGGAGTGGCGGCACAAAGCCCTACACGAAGCCCGAGTCCGAGGACAAGTCCTTTGGTACAGCTTCGACGTAAGAAGACAACCTTAAAGATTCTTTTGAGCCTTGCGTCACCGAGCCGCCGAGAGCAGCAGCCGTTGATTCATCATAACCACAAGGATGTAGCTGGACGCAAACTTAAAGACCTATTCGTTTCTTGGTCTtctggagagaaagaagaagaagacgaagaagtggAGTTAGAGGAGAGACGGaaagggaaaacaaaagaagaagttcttgCAGCCATGGCAGCTAGATTGAATGCAGCTGCTAGTTTACAATGTGAGTCCACTGACACAACACCTGCTTGGTTCGGATTCAGCAAGCGGCTTCTTCAGAGAGCTTGGCGACCAAAGCTTGGTACTATTCCTGAGTAA
- the LOC104750659 gene encoding probable protein phosphatase 2C 15, with protein MASREGKRRNHNHHHDNDEKLVPLAALISRETKAAKMEKPFVRFGQAAQSRKGEDYVLIKTDSLRVPSNSTTAFSVFAVFDGHNGKAAAVFTRENLLDHVISALPSGLSRDEWLHALPRALVSGFVKTDKEFQSRGETSGTTATFVIVDGWTVTVACVGDSRCILDTKGGSVSNLTVDHRLEDNTEERERVTASGGEVGRLSIVGGVEIGPLRCWPGGLCLSRSIGDMDVGEFIVPVPFVKQVKLSNLGGRLIIASDGIWDALSSEAAAKTCRGLSAELAARQVVKEALRRRGLKDDTTCVVVDIIPPENFQEPPPSPPKRHNNFFKSLLFRKKSNSSNKLAKKLSSVGIVEELFEEGSAMLDERLGSGDCSKESTTGGGIFTCAICQLDLAPSEGISVHAGSIFSTSLKPWQGPFLCTDCRDKKDAMEGKRPSGVKVI; from the exons ATGGCGTCTAGAGAAGGAAAGAGACgtaatcataatcatcatcatgataATGATGAGAAGCTTGTGCCTCTTGCTGCTTTGATTAGTAGAGAGACGAAGGCTGCTAAGATGGAGAAACCGTTTGTGAGATTTGGTCAGGCTGCTCAATCTAGGAAAGGAGAAGATTATGTCTTGATCAAGACTGATAGTCTTCGTGTTCCTTCCAATTCTACAACTGCTTTCTCTGTCTTTGCG GTGTTTGATGGGCACAATGGAAAAGCTGCAGCGGTTTTTACAAGGGAGAATCTATTGGACCATGTTATTAGTGCTCTTCCTAGTGGGCTTAGCCGTGATGAGTGGCTTCATGCTTTACCCCGTGCATTAGTTTCTGGATTCGTGAAGACTGATAAGGAGTTTCAGAGCAGAG GAGAAACTTCTGGAACAACAGCTACATTTGTGATAGTAGATGGATGGACTGTGACTGTTGCATGTGTTGGGGACTCTCGTTGCATCTTAGATACTAAGGGTGGTTCAGTTTCCAACCTTACTGTGGATCACAGGCTTGAAGATAATACAGAAGA GAGGGAACGTGTTACTGCTAGTGGTGGAGAAGTTGGCAGGCTAAGCATTGTTGGAGGCGTTGAG ATTGGTCCTCTACGGTGTTGGCCTGGTGGTCTTTGCCTTTCAAGGTCTATTGGAGATATGGACGTTGGGGAGTTCATAGTTCCAGTTCCCTTTGTAAAGCAAGTGaag CTATCAAACCTTGGCGGAAGGCTTATTATCGCGTCAGATGGCATATGGGACGCTCTCTCCTCAGAAGCAGCTGCTAAAACTTGCCGTGGCTTATCAGCTGAACTTGCTGCTAGACAAGTAGTTAAG GAAGCATTGAGAAGAAGAGGACTTAAGGATGACACAACATGCGTTGTAGTCGACATAATCCCACCCGAGAACTTCCAAGAACCACCGCCTTCTCCTCCTAAGAGACACAACAACTTCTTTAAATCACTGCTCTTcagaaagaaatcaaactcatcTAACAAACTCGCCAAGAAACTCTCTAGTGTTGGTATCGTGGAAGAGCTCTTCGAAGAAGGCTCTGCAATGCTCGATGAAAG GTTAGGATCAGGTGATTGTTCTAAGGAATCAACAACAGGAGGAGGGATATTCACGTGTGCGATATGTCAACTAGACTTGGCTCCAAGTGAGGGGATATCAGTCCACGCGGGTTCGATCTTCTCGACAAGTCTAAAACCGTGGCAAGGACCGTTCTTGTGCACAGATTGTCGTGATAAAAAGGATGCAATGGAAGGGAAACGCCCAAGTGGAGTTAAAGTCATCTAA
- the LOC104750661 gene encoding uncharacterized protein LOC104750661, protein MEVPVINRIRDFEVGINSINDPSFSRKQLSLQAFNKXHQAYGFWKWGALIIAFLAYFTNFVSKLNSLVVRLRKNIDVSVSSPTLFDDYDSDSDVSCSSTASSDDDEEEEEDEDDEEDEDVDSIFSRVNGGFRVRGSDYYNDDDGGERTWMRQRCSGSFGDLFSWPDLGGIGSSGVVKLWDHLDIDGGDDDDDDDHENVVATFLKNCSFTSSQVFLAAEKNGVDAVKVKACDPRAGFKMPALLAEWRQPGRLLGNIIGVDAGGVEKVYVRDDVSGEIAVGDLRKFNGVLTECEAETWWDADVIISG, encoded by the exons ATGGAGGTGCCGGTGATTAATAGAATAAGAGATTTCGAAGTTGGTATAAACTCGATTAACGATCCTT CATTTTCACGCAAACAACTCTCTCTTCAAGCATTTAACAAGANACACCAAGCTTACGGGTTTTGGAAATGGGGAGCTTTGATTATAGCGTTTCTAGCTTATTTCACCAACTTTGTTAGTAAACTCAACAGTTTAGTTGTTAGGTTACGAAAAAATATAGATGTCTCTGTCTCTTCACCAACGCTTTTTGATGATTACGATAGCGATTCCGATGTTTCTTGTTCGTCTACGGCGTCctcggatgatgatgaagaagaggaagaggatgaagatgacgaagaagatgaggatgttGACTCGATCTTTAGCCGGGTCAACGGAGGTTTCCGAGTGAGAGGATCTGATTATTATAACGACGATGATGGCGGTGAACGCACGTGGATGCGGCAGAGGTGTAGTGGtagttttggagatttgttCTCGTGGCCTGATCTTGGTGGGATTGGTTCGAGTGGTGTTGTGAAGCTTTGGGATCATTTAGATATCGacggtggtgatgatgatgatgatgatgatcacgaGAATGTTGTGGCTACGTTTCTCAAGAATTGTAGCTTCACATCGTCGCAAGTTTTTCTTGCGGCGGAGAAGAACGGTGTCGACGCCGTTAAAGTGAAGGCGTGTGATCCACGCGCCGGTTTTAAGATGCCGGCGTTGCTTGCGGAGTGGAGGCAGCCGGGGAGGTTGCTAGGGAATATTATCGGGGTTGACGCCGGCGGAGTGGAGAAAGTGTACGTCAGGGATGATGTAAGCGGAGAAATCGCCGTCGGAGATTTGAGGAAGTTTAACGGCGTGTTGACGGAGTGTGAGGCTGAGACATGGTGGGACGCGGACGTCATTATCTCGGGCTGA
- the LOC104750658 gene encoding probable leucine-rich repeat receptor-like protein kinase At1g68400 — translation MAKSSLFNKRLLLSLLLLHLCILSSSSSSSDSEALLNFKLTADSTGKLNSWNTTTTNPCQWTGVTCDRDRVTRLILEDIGLTGSISSLTSLTSLRVLSLKRNNLSGPIPNLSNLTALKLLFLSHNHFSGDFPTSVTSLTRLYRLDLSFNNFSGQIPPDLTELTHLLTLRLESNRFSGQIPNIILSDLQDFNVSGNNFNGQIPNSLSQFPESVFTQNPSLCGAPLPKCTKLSSDPTKPGRPDGAKASPLNNPETVPSSPTSIHSGGDNNKSNTSRISTVSLVAIILGDFIILSFVSLLLYYCFWKQYSVNKKKHSKVLEGEKILYSSSPYPTSAQNNNNNNQNQQDKGKMVFFEGTRRFELEDLLRASAEMLGKGGFGTAYKAVLEDGNEVAVKRLKDAVTVAGKKEFEQQMEVLGRLRHTNLVSLKAYYFAREEKLLVYEYMPNGSLFWLLHGNRGPGRSPLEWTTRLKIAAGSARGLAFIHGSCKNMKLTHGDIKSTNVLLDRSGNARVSDFGLSMFAPLQTVAKSNGYRAPELMDGRKHTQKSDVYSFGVLLLEILTGKCPNMVETCHSGGAVDLPRWVQSVVREEWTAEVFDLELMRYKDIEEEMVGLLQIAMACTAVAADHRPKMGHVVKLIEDIRGGGSEASPGNDGINSAVDSPCLSEDTCGGTTSQ, via the exons ATGGCCAAAAGCTCTCTCTTCAATAAgcgtttgcttctctctcttctactTCTCCATCTCTGTATcctctcctcatcttcttcaagcTCCGATTCAGAAGCTCTCTTGAACTTCAAACTCACCGCTGATTCCACCGGAAAACTCAACTCATggaacacaacaacaacaaacccatGCCAATGGACTGGAGTCACCTGCGACCGCGACCGAGTCACACGACTCATCCTCGAAGACATCGGACTCACCGGGTCAATCTCATCACTCACCTCGCTCACTTCACTCAGAGTACTCAGTCTCAAACGTAACAACCTCTCAGGGCCAATCCCAAACCTCTCCAACCTCACAGCTTTAAAGCTTCTCTTTTTATCACACAACCACTTCTCCGGTGACTTCCCAACTTCAGTCACTTCACTCACTCGTCTCTACCGTCTTGATCTCTCTTTCAACAACTTCTCCGGCCAGATTCCACCGGATTTAACCGAGTTAACCCATCTCCTCACTCTCCGGTTAGAATCAAACCGGTTCTCCGGTCAGATACCAAACATCATCCTCTCCGATTTACAAGACTTCAACGTCTCCGGCAACAACTTCAACGGTCAGATACCAAACTCATTGTCCCAATTCCCTGAATCTGTCTTTACACAAAACCCATCTCTCTGTGGAGCTCCATTACCGAAATGCACAAAACTCTCAAGCGACCCGACTAAACCGGGTCGACCCGATGGAGCAAAGGCTTCACCTTTAAACAACCCTGAAACCGTACCTTCATCTCCAACCTCAATTCACTCCGGCGGcgacaacaacaaaagcaacacATCAAGAATCAGTACTGTCTCACTCGTAGCTATCATCCTCGGAGACTTCATTATCTTAAGcttcgtctctcttcttctctactacTGTTTCTGGAAACAATACTCagtgaacaagaagaagcacTCAAAGGTTCTTGAAGGTGAGAAGATACTCTACTCATCAAGTCCTTACCCAACATCGGctcagaacaacaacaataacaaccagAATCAACAAGACAAGGGTAAAATGGTATTTTTCGAAGGAACTAGACGTTTTGAGCTTGAAGATCTTCTCAGAGCATCGGCTGAGATGTTAGGTAAAGGAGGATTCGGGACGGCGTACAAGGCGGTGCTTGAAGACGGTAATGAGGTTGCTGTGAAGCGGCTTAAAGACGCCGTGACGGTGGCTGGAAAGAAAGAGTTTGAGCAACAGATGGAGGTTTTAGGAAGGCTTCGTCATACTAATCTTGTGAGCTTAAAAGCTTATTACTTTGctagagaagagaagcttcttGTCTACGAGTACATGCCTAATGGTAGTCTCTTCTGGCTTCTCCATG GAAACCGTGGACCGGGTCGGAGTCCATTGGAGTGGACTACGCGCCTTAAGATCGCGGCTGGTTCGGCACGTGGCTTAGCTTTCATCCACGGTTCGTGTAAAAACATGAAGCTTACACACGGTGATATCAAATCCACCAATGTCCTACTCGACAGATCAGGCAATGCTCGTGTTTCTGATTTCGGGCTATCTATGTTCGCGCCATTGCAAACAGTTGCTAAATCTAACGGCTACCGTGCACCGGAGCTGATGGATGGCCGAAAACACACTCAGAAATCCGATGTTTACTCATTTGGAGTGCTTCTTTTAGAGATTCTCACCGGAAAATGTCCTAATATGGTTGAAACTTGTCACTCGGGCGGTGCGGTGGATTTACCGAGATGGGTTCAATCGGTTGTGAGAGAGGAGTGGACGGCTGAAGTGTTTGATTTGGAGCTGATGAGGTATAAGGATATAGAGGAAGAGATGGTGGGGTTGTTGCAGATTGCTATGGCATGCACCGCTGTTGCTGCTGATCACCGTCCGAAGATGGGTCATGTTGTGAAGTTGATAGAGGACATACGTGGTGGTGGCTCTGAGGCCTCGCCGGGAAACGATGGGATCAATTCTGCGGTGGACTCGCCATGCTTGTCCGAGGACACGTGCGGTGGGACTACTAGTCAGTAG
- the LOC109129609 gene encoding uncharacterized protein LOC109129609: MQNLLYRRGLIDLVRALLLNSGIFFGFCDFVVVVCFATCILIPFASASSSSFVYWQFICGAPPLIFPGGVGKNNSTPWILEPIEVRDVVAVCRWLCENVGAHRILLVGSSAVVLVGNTK, encoded by the exons atgcAGAACTTGTTGTATAGAAGAGGACTCATCGATTTGGTCAGAGCTCTTTTGTTGAATTCCGgaattttctttgggttttgtgattttgtcGTTGTGGTTTGTTTTGCTACTTGTATCCTTATTCCCTTtgcctctgcttcttcttcttcttttgtttattggcAATTCATCTGTGGAGCTCCTCCGCTCATCTTTCCTGGAGGTGTTGGCAAGAACAATTCTACTCCATGGATTCTCGAGCCAATCGAAGTCAGGGATGTGGTTGCTGTTTGTCGGTGGCTTTGTGAGAATGTTGGTGCTCATAGGATCCTTCTCGTGGGTTCTTCTGCTG TGGTTTTAGTTGGAAACACCAAATAG
- the LOC104750657 gene encoding uncharacterized protein LOC104750657 isoform X1: protein MKNQKDQNSSLPSSSPSLTAKLLNAQYHHFLNLLSYSLILCSGIIVGILLHSSLQDFSSTSSLSIQRISQLFVVSSLPLPPPSPPPPSPPSPPPPSPPSDEPEHDGLEHFIKPPEKLMHDMEDEELLWRASMEPKIKSYPFPRTPKVAFMFMTKGHLPLARLWERFFRGHEGHFSIYVHSYPSYNQSDPENSVFHGRHIPSKRVDWGYVNMVEAEQRLLANALLDLSNERFVLLSESCIPLFNFTTVYSYLINSTQTHVESYDQLGGVGRGRYSPLMQPHVQLHHWRKGSQWFEMDRAMALEIISDRIYWPLFYSFCHHGCYADEHYIPTLLNIKSSLKRRNSNRTLTWVDWSKGGPHPNRFIRHEVTAEFMENLRSGGQCLYNGEETNVCYLFARKFLPTALDRLLRLSRTVLYF from the exons atgaagaaccaaaaggaTCAAAACTCATCATTGccatcttcatcaccatctcTAACAGCAAAGCTTCTCAATGCTCAATACCATCACTTCCTCAATCTCCTTTCGTATTCCCTTATCCTCTGTAGTGGCATAATCGTTGGCATACTTCTGCATTCATCTCTACAAGACTTCTCTTCTACGTCTTCACTCAGCATCCAACGCATCTCTCAGCTCTTCGTCGtctcctctcttcctcttcctcctccttcccctcctcctccttctccccCTTCTCCTCCCccaccttctcctccttctgatGAGCCCGAGCACGATGGGCTTGAACACTTTATTAAACCACCAGAGAAGCTTATGCATGACATGGAAGACGAAGAGCTTCTGTGGAGAGCTTCAATGGAGCCTAAGATCAAGAGTTACCCTTTTCCTCGAACACCAAAGGTTGCTTTCATGTTCATGACAAAGGGTCATTTGCCTCTTGCTCGTTTATGGGAGAGGTTCTTTCGTGGGCATGAAGGTCATTTTAGCATCTACGTTCACTCCTATCCTTCTTACAACCAGTCCGATCCCGAAAATTCCGTCTTCCATGGCCGCCACATTCCAAGCAAG AGAGTGGATTGGGGATATGTGAATATGGTGGAGGCAGAACAAAGATTACTAGCAAATGCTTTATTAGACCTATCAAACGAACGATTCGTACTTCTTTCCGAATCATGCATCCCTCTTTTTAACTTCACCACCGTGTACTCTTACCTCATTAACTCAACTCAAACTCACGTTGAGTCCTACGACCAACTTGGTGGCGTTGGACGTGGCCGATACAGCCCACTGATGCAGCCACATGTTCAGTTACACCACTGGCGCAAAGGCTCCCAGTGGTTCGAGATGGACCGTGCCATGGCCCTTGAGATCATCTCCGACAGAATCTATTGGCCTCTCTTTTACAGTTTTTGTCACCACGGTTGCTACGCCGACGAGCATTACATCCCGACACTCCTAAACATCAAATCGAGCCTGAAACGACGCAACTCTAACCGGACTCTCACGTGGGTCGACTGGTCGAAAGGTGGCCCACACCCGAACCGGTTTATTAGACATGAGGTAACTGCGGAGTTCATGGAGAACCTTAGGAGTGGTGGTCAGTGTCtttacaatggagaagagaCGAATGTTTGTTACTTATTTGCTCGCAAGTTCTTGCCTACTGCTCTAGACCGGTTGCTCAGGCTCTCACGTACTGTTttatatttctga